In Daucus carota subsp. sativus chromosome 4, DH1 v3.0, whole genome shotgun sequence, one DNA window encodes the following:
- the LOC108217528 gene encoding F-box/LRR-repeat/kelch-repeat protein At2g27520, with protein sequence MSPSLPEHIILEEILTRLPAASLARFKFVSKSWMALFSHPNFVKSHINRKEDYLIRTCPGGIGILSRTTLTESHIEDVPASFDGLVGSVTGLVCGVSESRNCFILWNPILHVYKQIPLPKHSKYSLFGFCWDSATEDFKLVAKKFDSSSAVVYSTKTNRWINIRAFRIPYAGDEFPAVIVKGNPYWTGYFRSPGILKFEARTNRFTCLGLTCVAGKRYSLCSVNDCLARIEYSLTRGNCLELYQFNDGRGVWSKMYTINIKTTYIFTIPKCFNYSGEIVFSGCHEWCDTKLNEVESLEYEFGYELGPSRLHRYSYTPSLIILDGMKTSTRHLRDKHRKLRSVWCMRLPRKYRRSRHFSVYDISLPTYCGGNVE encoded by the coding sequence ATGTCTCCTTCTCTTCCCGAACACATAATCCTCGAAGAGATATTGACTCGACTACCCGCTGCATCACTTGCACGATTTAAATTCGTCTCTAAATCATGGATGGCTCTTTTTTCTCACCCCAATTTCGTCAAATCTCATATTAATCGCAAGGAAGATTATCTCATTCGAACATGTCCCGGTGGTATAGGGATCCTCTCGCGCACTACTTTAACCGAATCGCACATCGAAGATGTCCCCGCATCTTTCGATGGCTTGGTTGGATCCGTCACTGGCTTAGTCTGCGGCGTCTCTGAGTCGCGCAATTGCTTCATATTATGGAACCCGATTTTGCATGTCTACAAGCAAATTCCACTCCCGAAACATAGCAAGTATAGCTTGTTTGGCTTTTGTTGGGACTCCGCGACAGAAGATTTTAAATTAGTAGCCAAGAAATTTGATTCTTCGTCGGCTGTTGTCTATTCGACTAAAACAAATCGTTGGATCAACATCAGAGCCTTCCGAATTCCTTATGCAGGAGATGAGTTTCCCGCGGTCATTGTGAAGGGCAATCCTTATTGGACGGGGTATTTCAGGAGCCCCGGAATACTCAAATTCGAGGCCAGAACTAACAGGTTTACGTGCCTTGGACTTACATGCGTTGCTGGTAAGCGTTACAGTCTCTGCAGTGTGAATGATTGCCTCGCCCGAATAGAGTATTCACTCACCCGGGGAAATTGCCTGGAGCTGTACCAATTCAACGACGGACGTGGTGTTTGGAGTAAGATGTACACGATAAATATCAAAACTACGTATATTTTTACGATCCCCAAGTGTTTTAACTATAGCGGCGAGATTGTATTCAGTGGATGTCACGAATGGTGTGATACCAAGTTAAATGAGGTTGAGAGTCTTGAATATGAGTTCGGGTATGAGTTGGGACCTTCTCGGCTGCATCGCTATAGTTACACACCTAGCCTGATCATCCTGGACGGGATGAAAACATCAACTAGGCATTTGAGAGATAAGCATCGGAAACTCAGATCTGTATGGTGCATGCGGCTACCGAGGAAATACAGACGATCGAGGCATTTTTCTGTATATGACATCTCGTTACCTACATACTGTGGTGGTAATGTTGAATAG